The following DNA comes from Simkania negevensis Z.
ATGATGTGATCAAGTACTGTAATTATAGCTGCGCACATGAGATCGTGAATGCCAACATCGCACATGACCGGGGATTTTTTGTCGGTAACCATCCACGTGATCTTCGCGCTGAAATTGAAAAGTTTCACAAGATCCTATCTGAAGTCACAACAGCGTGTGTTTAGCACTTATGGAAGCAATCATCTTAGCAGGAGGACTTGGCACACGTCTCCGATCTGTTTGCCCTGACCTTCCCAAACCCCTTGTCCCTGTCAGAGACAAACCCTTTCTCTCCCATCTTATGCAGTATTGGAAAGGTCAAGGAGTGAATCACTTCATTCTCTCTGTTGGTTACCTTCATGAAAAAGTCATCGAGACTTATGGCACTTCTTTTGAGGAAATTTCGATCGATTATGCAATTGAATCAACACCTCTCGGAACAGGAGGCGCTTTGCTTCATTCCCTTTCAAAACTTCAAAACCCAGAAAAGCCATTTCTCGTCTTAAATGGAGATACATACTTTCCTATTCCCCTCAGTGAGTTTCATCTCATAGGTGATTGCACACTTGCTTTGCACCAAACAGAAAAAAACACCCGCTATGATGGCATTCATATGACCCCTTCAGGAAAAATTATCACTCTCGGTGATCCTTCTTCTACTCTTATTAATGGAGGCTGTTATCTTTTTCATCCTCGAGCTTTCAAAAACATTACACAAAAACCTTTTTCGCTTGAACAAGAACTCCTTCCACATT
Coding sequences within:
- a CDS encoding sugar phosphate nucleotidyltransferase, producing the protein MEAIILAGGLGTRLRSVCPDLPKPLVPVRDKPFLSHLMQYWKGQGVNHFILSVGYLHEKVIETYGTSFEEISIDYAIESTPLGTGGALLHSLSKLQNPEKPFLVLNGDTYFPIPLSEFHLIGDCTLALHQTEKNTRYDGIHMTPSGKIITLGDPSSTLINGGCYLFHPRAFKNITQKPFSLEQELLPHFIAKHMCFGHLFDSPFIDIGIPKDYHLFVHNFVEN